A window of Vicia villosa cultivar HV-30 ecotype Madison, WI unplaced genomic scaffold, Vvil1.0 ctg.002791F_1_1, whole genome shotgun sequence contains these coding sequences:
- the LOC131639816 gene encoding uncharacterized protein LOC131639816, whose amino-acid sequence MRILHTKLNQIYFLLDCRYVSPSEACWRIFAYSIHGRKPAAERLFFHLEGENSVYYKDSEQIGNVLLKASVTESMFTSWFVANNEYEDAKLLTYGQFVSKFVYVKKTRCWRPRKRGYTIGRLIWVPPTIGELYYMRMLLIVKKGPTSYDDLKTVEGVKHKTFREACFAMRFLQNDKEFIEEIKEAYNWGSGIFLRKLFVTMLLSASMNRPDHVWRNTWIYLSDGILYKQRTL is encoded by the coding sequence ATGAGAATCTTACATACAAAACTTAACCAAATATACTTTCTCCTTGATTGTAGATATGTGTCTCCAAGTGAAGCATGTTGGAGAATTTTTGCCTATTCTATTCATGGAAGAAAACCAGCTGCTGAACGATTATTTTTTCACTTGGAAGGAGAGAATTCAGTGTACTACAAAGATTCTGAACAAATTGGAAACGTCCTACTTAAAGCAAGTGTGACTGAATCAATGTTTACTTCATGGTTTGTTGCAAACAACGAATATGAGGATGCCAAGTTATTGACTTATGGGCAATTTGTCTCTAAATTTGTGTATGTCAAAAAAACACGATGTTGGAGACCGAGGAAGCGTGGTTACACAATTGGACGTTTAATTTGGGTGCCCCCCACAATAGGAGAATTGTATTATATGAGAATGTTGTTAATTGTAAAGAAAGGACCGACAAGTTATGATGATCTCAAAACAGTTGAAGGGGTTAAACATAAAACTTTCCGTGAGGCTTGCTTTGCAATGAGATTTCTACAAAATGACAAAGAGTTCattgaagaaataaaagaggcatATAATTGGGGCTCAGGCATATTCCTAAGAAAACTGTTTGTTACTATGTTGTTATCAGCTTCAATGAATCGACCTGACCATGTCTGGCGAAACACTTGGATATATCTGTCGGATGGAATTCTATACAAACAAAGGACTTTGTGA